From Deferrisoma camini S3R1, the proteins below share one genomic window:
- a CDS encoding acyl carrier protein codes for MEALLFEVTEFLLRDPDLATGREQIDPDEPLLEGGLIDSMGVLKLIAFLEERFGVVFGDDDIDAEKFRSIRTIVSLVSSKRDAKAVS; via the coding sequence GTGGAAGCTTTGCTGTTTGAGGTGACCGAATTCTTGCTTCGGGATCCCGACCTGGCGACGGGACGGGAACAAATAGATCCGGATGAACCTTTACTGGAGGGCGGGCTCATCGATTCCATGGGTGTGCTTAAGTTGATCGCCTTTTTGGAGGAGCGTTTTGGCGTTGTTTTTGGCGATGACGATATCGATGCGGAAAAGTTCAGATCTATCCGCACGATCGTTTCGTTGGTTAGCAGTAAACGGGATGCCAAGGCTGTTTCCTGA